DNA sequence from the Myxococcus guangdongensis genome:
CGCCAGCAGCGCGGCGAGGATGACGGGGGTTGGACGCATGGGCATAAGCCCGCGACTTAGTCGAGGCAGCCCCGACCTGCAAGGAAATGCAAGACGCCCTTTCAGGCGACGAGCGGCTCCAGCTCCAACGCGCCAGCAAGCCCGGGCAGGCCCAGCTCCAGGCCCTCCATGTCACGGCGACGCGCCGGGACAATCTCATAGCAGCTCGGGTCCGAGAGGACCTTGCGAACCAGCTTGTGATTGAGCGCGTGGCCCGTCTTGTAGGCCGTCAGGTGGCCAATGACAGGCCTGCCGAACAGAGACACGTCACCGATGGCGTCCAGGATCTTGTGACGCACGAACTCGTCGGTGAAGCGCAGCCCCTCGGGGTTGAGGATGGAGACCTCGTCCACGACGATGGCGTTGTCCAGCGAGCCGCCGCGCGCCAGGCCCAGGCTCTTGAGCTTCTCCACGTCGCGCAGGAAGCAGAACGTGCGCGCGCGGGAAATCTCCCGCGAGAAGTCCCGGTCGCTGAAGTCCAGGTCGAACGCCTGGCCCTGGATGACGGGGTGCTCGAAGTCGATGGTGCAGCTGATGCGGAAGTGGCGCGACGGGGTGAGCGAGGCCTGCTTGTCGCCGTCCACCACGGACACCGGCTTCTTGATGACGAGCAGCTCCTTGGGCGCGTCCAGCTCGCGGACGCCGGCCTCCTGGATGAGGGCCGCGAAGGGGGCCGCGCTGCCGTCCATGATGGGGACCTCCGGGCCGTCCAGCTCCACCCGGGCGTTGTCGATGCCCATGCCCGCCATGGCCGACATCAGGTGCTCCACCGTGGCCACCTTGACGCCGTCGCGCCCCAGCGTCGTCGCCAGCACCGTGTCCACCACGTACTCCGCCAGGGCGGGGATGCTCACCGGCCGGGGCAGGTCCGTACGCACGAAGACGATGCCGTGCCCCGCGGGGGCCGGACGCAGCGTGAGCGTCACCTTCGCGCCCGAGTGGAGCCCGATGCCC
Encoded proteins:
- the lpxC gene encoding UDP-3-O-acyl-N-acetylglucosamine deacetylase, which produces MPPSSYNQRTLSKTASLQGIGLHSGAKVTLTLRPAPAGHGIVFVRTDLPRPVSIPALAEYVVDTVLATTLGRDGVKVATVEHLMSAMAGMGIDNARVELDGPEVPIMDGSAAPFAALIQEAGVRELDAPKELLVIKKPVSVVDGDKQASLTPSRHFRISCTIDFEHPVIQGQAFDLDFSDRDFSREISRARTFCFLRDVEKLKSLGLARGGSLDNAIVVDEVSILNPEGLRFTDEFVRHKILDAIGDVSLFGRPVIGHLTAYKTGHALNHKLVRKVLSDPSCYEIVPARRRDMEGLELGLPGLAGALELEPLVA